One genomic segment of Misgurnus anguillicaudatus chromosome 23, ASM2758022v2, whole genome shotgun sequence includes these proteins:
- the LOC129450448 gene encoding uncharacterized protein isoform X1: MSHPEREPPAVRPRRQVNLPHYLADYEISVPKPHRQQPYSPSYHDVQDDYPPSTMDHSRSTSPLSQASECSEWILKDQWDSTSERLREENAALKRQVQQIPEITAMLEEMKRENATLQRQASQLPEIFSAVQEMRQQNVALFQEIQSLKSERRTPPESVISPQPFPSSHILAAHIQTPELNHPIPAPRSRMPSAAAKRQLCPTGPDESSELTAHLRNMNISSSSHERHPFTAQYSDSPQFRYQDSLPYSLPPRLSEFMVPSQDQRKSDHTKHSSEHPLPSSTPEKTYRGPTPTIPFLMSPDPREFSRLRIALHNILPDDATEHFKFQILTDHLKLEEALLVADSYSNSKFPFTNTMRALNKMYGQPHQLALQRIAELMDGPNIRSGDVGSFRMFGLQVRSLVSMVQQLGHKGRIELECGSHVSRLLSKLPHDLRSSFKRYIHPLQVAIPTLLDFADWLEYELQVQEDSSQYTCHSKQDSSARIREVKREPKQPRRPTTILLGTEKPSSTFTSSATSKPASVSTEKVKAFCPYCDNNKHYLNSCDNFKLLNKDMKIDWIKTKNRCWRCGRGHQAANCTLKTFCSTCNRKHLLVLHDVNEQVKPPQQSTVNSSAVLYVDRLTSSSKVLLKVIKVLIRNGNRTIEAYAVLDDGSERTIILHDAVEQLGLVGEPEDLVLRTVRQDTQVIHGAAVTFTVSPTVNPNKAYKIRNAFTAKVLGLAEHTHPVSILQRKFKHLAELPLEQLDKVHPVLLIGSDCPHLITPIQPVKLGPPGGPAAVRTRLGWTLQGPTQELSSHLSPEQCFFTSLRPINDLYANVERLWQMDVLPYQSEKVITRSRQDKESIQLLQENTVRVNIDGVQRYATPLLRVKNMPNLYAHKEAVLPHLRGTEKRLERDPNLATAYQEELNKLEKAGYVVKLSEEQVDGTKEAWYIPHHIVQHNGKYRVVFNCSFSYQGHNLNELLLPGPTLGPSLLAVLLRFREHSVAISSDIRGMFHQVRLLPKDKPLLRYIWRDMQKERKPDVYEWQALPFGTTCSPCCASFALQKHVIDHSQPGEDTRISVEKSFYVDNCRQSFASPDTARNLVDKLCSLLTSGGFELRQWASNDPSVISHLPADIQSQNSILWISEGHSDAQESTLGLHWTCHSDTLSYKQRKPDRQVPTMRTIYQILARQYDPLGYLIPFTTRAKVIVQRLWDKRRDWDDPRLPEDLLNSWNHWESELEDLQDIKLPRCYCSKELDCPTSMRQLHIFCDASEKAYGSVAYLRTENPQGKVDVAFVTARSRVAPKKQQSIPRLELCAALTGAQLAKVLKTELTLPLHSITLWSDSTTVLTWLLSDSCRFKVFVGTRVAEIQELTESDTWHYIQSSDNPADAITRGKSLSELIKDIRWNQGPAFLRQTSASWPEMPPLAHITQDSELKKLTFCGLVTSDLSLPDPHKFGTFSDYLKALIESSNNGSPTIATAEDYKEAELTALRQIQEESFPDEVLHLKSAKPLPSSSRLLCLAPELDNSTNLIRVGGRLRQISPLAEDNIHPIVIDPHHPLTKLIIKDYDDRLHHPGPERVFSELRRKYWVIRGRAAIRQHQRQCTECQKWRAKPHPPRMADLPPARLRIHQPVFYSTGIDCFGPYLIKIGRRNEKRWGIIFKCMTTRAVHIDLLTSIDSDSFLMALRRFIARRGKPFEILSDQGTNFKGGERELRETFAALQPDLQVQLASQQIKFTFNPPHAPHFGGCWEREIRSLKTALQVTLGAQTVTEEVLRTVLIEIEGILNAKPIGYTSSDIADPDPVTPNILLMGRRDASLPQVIYQDAKLLSKRRWRHSQVLADHFWMQFIRNYLPSLQTRQKWMSEKDNLQVGETVMIVDQQLPRALWPVGKITQVYPGKDNRVRSAEIKVKDRTYIRPATKIISLPPLPE; encoded by the coding sequence ATGTCTCACCCAGAAAGAGAACCCCCTGCTGTGCGACCAAGGAGACAAGTGAATCTCCCACATTACCTTGCAGACTACGAAATCAGCGTACCTAAGCCTCATCGACAGCAGCCATATTCACCTAGCTACCATGATGTACAAGATGATTACCCACCAAGTACTATGGATCATTCCAGATCCACTTCACCACTCAGCCAAGCATCAGAGTGCTCAGAATGGATATTAAAGGACCAGTGGGACAGTACATCTGAAAGACTGAGAGAGGAGAATGCTGCATTAAAACGACAAGTGCAACAGATACCAGAGATTACAGCCATGTTAGAGGAGATGAAGCGAGAGAACGCAACCTTGCAACGACAAGCTAGCCAGCTCCCTGAAATCTTTTCGGCAGTCCAAGAGATGCGTCAACAGAATGTTGCACTCTTTCAAGAGATTCAAAGCCTGAAATCTGAGCGGAGAACCCCTCCTGAATCAGTCATTTCACCACAGCCATTTCCAAGCTCTCACATTCTAGCAGCGCACATTCAGACACCAGAGTTAAACCATCCTATACCAGCCCCACGCTCAAGAATGCCTTCTGCTGCTGCTAAAAGACAGCTGTGCCCAACTGGACCAGATGAAAGCTCAGAGCTGACTGCACATCTGAGAAATATGAATATTTCCTCCTCGTCACATGAGAGACATCCCTTTACAGCACAGTATAGCGACTCACCACAGTTCAGGTATCAAGACTCTCTTCCATATTCCCTGCCACCTCGGCTGTCTGAGTTTATGGTCCCATCACAGGATCAGAGGAAATCAGATCACACCAAACACAGTTCAGAGCATCCTTTACCCTCATCTACCCCTGAGAAAACCTACAGAGGTCCAACCCCTACCATACCCTTTCTGATGTCTCCTGACCCTAGGGAGTTTTCAAGGCTGAGAATTGCGTTACACAACATCCTACCTGATGATGCCACAGAACACTTTAAGTTTCAAATCCTGACAGACCATCTGAAACTGGAGGAGGCTCTTCTGGTGGCGGACTCGTATAGCAATTCGAAGTTTCCTTTCACAAATACTATGAGAGCTCTGAACAAAATGTATGGTCAACCTCACCAATTAGCCTTGCAACGAATCGCTGAGCTTATGGATGGACCTAACATACGGAGTGGAGATGTCGGAAGCTTCAGGATGTTTGGGCTGCAGGTGCGTTCGCTTGTCAGCATGGTGCAGCAGCTGGGCCACAAAGGTAGAATAGAGCTGGAATGTGGATCACATGTGTCTCGTCTACTAAGTAAACTGCCTCATGACCTCAGATCAAGTTTTAAGCGATACATCCATCCTCTCCAAGTTGCTATTCCCACACTGCTTGACTTTGCTGATTGGCTGGAATACGAGCTTCAAGTACAGGAAGACAGTAGCCAGTATACTTGTCATTCAAAGCAGGATTCTTCGGCACGCATCAGAGAGGTGAAAAGAGAGCCTAAGCAGCCTCGTAGACCAACTACTATTCTCCTTGGGACTGAAAAGCCATCGTCCACGTTTACGTCCTCTGCTACGTCTAAACCAGCTTCAGTCAGCACAGAGAAGGTGAAAGCTTTTTGTCCATACTGTGACAACAACAAGCATTATTTGAATAGCTGTGATAATTTCAAGCTGCTCAACAAAGACATGAAGATTGACTGGATAAAGACAAAGAACCGATGTTGGCGTTGTGGTCGTGGACATCAAGCAGCTAACTGCACTTTGAAGACCTTTTGCTCAACATGTAACAGGAAGCACCTGTTAGTTCTGCATGATGTAAATGAGCAAGTAAAGCCACCTCAGCAGAGTACAGTTAATTCTAGTGCAGTTTTGTATGTTGACCGCCTCACATCCAGCAGTAAAGTGCTGCTCAAAGTGATCAAGGTGCTGATCAGGAATGGTAACAGAACGATAGAGGCTTATGCAGTGTTGGACGATGGGTCAGAGCGGACCATCATTCTACATGATGCAGTGGAGCAGTTGGGACTTGTAGGAGAGCCCGAAGACCTTGTGCTTCGCACAGTGAGACAGGATACTCAGGTCATTCATGGGGCGGCAGTGACCTTTACTGTGTCCCCAACTGTTAACCCCAATAAAGCCTACAAGATCCGTAACGCCTTTACAGCCAAAGTACTCGGCCTGGCAGAACATACTCACCCAGTTAGCATCCTGCAAAGGAAGTTCAAGCATCTTGCTGAGTTACCACTAGAACAGCTGGATAAGGTACATCCTGTGCTTCTCATCGGCTCTGATTGCCCCCACCTTATTACACCTATACAACCAGTGAAACTGGGGCCTCCTGGTGGTCCGGCAGCAGTGAGAACACGTCTAGGATGGACCCTGCAGGGTCCAACGCAAGAGTTAAGCAGTCATCTTTCCCCTGAACAATgcttcttcacctcattgagaCCCATCAATGACCTTTATGCAAATGTGGAAAGATTGTGGCAAATGGATGTTCTACCCTACCAAAGTGAAAAGGTGATCACCAGATCACGCCAAGACAAAGAGTCCATTCAGCTTCTTCAAGAAAACACTGTGAGGGTGAATATTGATGGTGTTCAGCGATATGCTACTCCTCTGCTCCGTGTCAAGAACATGCCTAACCTCTATGCACATAAGGAAGCTGTCTTGCCACACCTGAGGGGAACTGAGAAACGGCTAGAAAGGGACCCTAATCTGGCTACAGCATACCAAGAGGAATTGAACAAGCTAGAGAAAGCTGGGTATGTCGTCAAACTAAGTGAGGAGCAGGTGGACGGAACAAAAGAAGCTTGGTACATCCCGCACCACATAGTGCAGCATAATGGGAAGTACAGGGTAGTCTTTAACTGTTCATTTTCCTACCAGGGGCACAATCTGAACGAGCTCTTATTACCTGGTCCAACCCTTGGTCCGTCACTTCTGGCAGTCCTTCTACGTTTCCGGGAACACTCTGTTGCCATCAGTAGTGACATCCGTGGCATGTTCCATCAGGTACGCCTTTTGCCAAAGGATAAACCACTGCTGAGATATATCTGGAGAGATATGCAAAAGGAAAGGAAACCTGATGTCTATGAATGGCAAGCCCTGCCTTTCGGGACAACCTGCAGTCCGTGCTGCGCCTCGTTTGCTTTACAAAAGCATGTTATTGACCATAGTCAACCTGGAGAGGACACACGGATCTCAGTGGAGAAGTCATTTTACGTTGACAATTGTCGTCAGAGCTTTGCTTCCCCTGACACGGCCAGGAATCTAGTCGACAAACTCTGCAGTCTCCTGACATCTGGTGGCTTTGAGCTACGACAGTGGGCTAGCAATGACCCTTCAGTTATCAGCCATCTGCCAGCCGATATTCAGTCTCAGAACAGCATCCTCTGGATCAGTGAAGGTCATTCAGATGCACAGGAATCAACTCTCGGCCTTCATTGGACATGCCATTCAGACACCCTCTCCTATAAACAACGCAAACCTGACCGTCAAGTGCCCACGATGCGAACCATTTACCAGATTCTTGCTCGGCAATATGACCCCCTTGGCTACCTTATACCATTTACCACTCGAGCTAAGGTGATAGTACAAAGGTTATGGGACAAGAGGAGAGATTGGGATGATCCACGACTGCCAGAGGACTTGCTAAATTCTTGGAACCATTGGGAGAGTGAATTGGAAGACCTACAGGACATCAAGTTGCCCCGCTGCTATTGCAGTAAGGAACTAGACTGCCCCACTAGTATGAGACAACTTCACATTTTTTGTGATGCCTCAGAGAAAGCCTATGGCTCTGTGGCTTACTTAAGAACAGAGAACCCTCAAGGTAAAGTAGATGTGGCCTTTGTAACAGCCAGGTCTCGCGTTGCCCCCAAGAAACAACAGAGCATTCCACGTCTTGAACTGTGTGCAGCACTCACAGGAGCCCAGCTCGCTAAAGTCCTGAAAACAGAGCTTACGTTACCACTTCATAGCATTACTTTGTGGTCTGACTCCACTACAGTGCTGACCTGGCTTTTATCAGATTCTTGCCGCTTTAAGGTTTTTGTGGGGACCAGAGTGGCAGAGATTCAGGAGTTGACTGAATCTGATACCTGGCATTACATTCAGTCGAGTGACAATCCAGCAGATGCCATTACAAGAGGAAAGTCTCTCTCTGAACTCATCAAAGATATCAGATGGAATCAAGGCCCAGCATTCCTCAGACAGACATCAGCCAGCTGGCCAGAGATGCCACCATTAGCCCACATAACACAAGATAGTGAGCTGAAAAAGCTAACCTTCTGTGGACTTGTAACTTCTGATCTGTCACTACCAGATCCACATAAATTTGGCACCTTCTCAGACTACCTAAAAGCACTCATAGAATCCTCGAACAATGGCTCCCCCACAATTGCTACTGCAGAAGATTATAAAGAGGCTGAGCTCACAGCCCTCCGTCAGATCCAGGAAGAATCATTCCCAGATGAGGTGTTGCACTTAAAATCTGCTAAACCACTGCCAAGCAGTAGTCGACTGCTGTGTCTAGCCCCAGAACTGGATAACAGCACCAATCTCATTCGTGTTGGTGGTCGTCTCAGACAGATCAGTCCATTAGCAGAGGATAACATCCACCCCATTGTCATTGATCCACATCACCCACTTACCAAGCTGATTATCAAAGACTATGATGATCGTCTGCATCACCCTGGACCAGAGAGAGTTTTTTCAGAACTCAGGAGGAAATACTGGGTAATAAGAGGACGAGCAGCAATCAGACAACATCAACGCCAATGCACTGAATGCCAGAAATGGCGAGCTAAACCGCATCCCCCCAGAATGGCAGACCTTCCGCCAGCCAGGTTAAGAATCCACCAGCCAGTTTTCTATTCTACGGGGATAGATTGCTTTGGTCCTTATCTCATAAAGATAGGACGCAGAAATGAAAAACGTTGGGGGATCATTTTCAAATGTATGACCACCCGCGCAGTTCATATTGATCTCCTCACCAGTATAGACAGTGATTCATTCCTTATGGCCCTTCGTCGCTTCATTGCTCGGCGAGGCAAGCCTTTCGAAATCCTTTCAGATCAAGGAACAAATTTCAAGGGTGGGGAAAGGGAACTCAGGGAAACCTTTGCAGCTCTTCAACCTGATCTCCAGGTTCAACTTGCAAGCCAACAGATTAAGTTCACATTCAATCCACCCCACGCACCACATTTCGGTGGATGCTGGGAACGGGAAATTCGATCTCTGAAAACAGCCCTGCAAGTAACCCTCGGAGCACAGACAGTCACTGAAGAAGTGTTGCGGACTGTTCTCATTGAAATAGAGGGTATACTCAATGCCAAACCTATTGGTTACACATCTTCAGACATCGCAGACCCAGATCCAGTTACACCAAATATCTTGTTGATGGGGCGGCGAGATGCCTCACTTCCACAAGTGATATATCAGGATGCCAAACTCTTGAGCAAACGGAGGTGGAGGCATAGTCAGGTGCTAGCTGATCACTTTTGGATGCAATTCATTCGTAACTACCTACCTAGCCTACAAACCAGACAGAAATGGATGTCAGAGAAGGACAATCTACAAGTAGGTGAAACTGTTATGATTGTTGACCAGCAGCTACCACGTGCGCTTTGGCCTGTCGGAAAAATTACACAGGTCTATCCAGGAAAGGATAATCGTGTCAGATCAGCTGAAATCAAAGTGAAAGACAGAACATACATAAGGCCGGCAACCAAAATCATAAGCCTACCTCCATTGCCAGAGTGA
- the LOC129450448 gene encoding uncharacterized protein isoform X2 produces the protein MMYKMITHQEMKRENATLQRQASQLPEIFSAVQEMRQQNVALFQEIQSLKSERRTPPESVISPQPFPSSHILAAHIQTPELNHPIPAPRSRMPSAAAKRQLCPTGPDESSELTAHLRNMNISSSSHERHPFTAQYSDSPQFRYQDSLPYSLPPRLSEFMVPSQDQRKSDHTKHSSEHPLPSSTPEKTYRGPTPTIPFLMSPDPREFSRLRIALHNILPDDATEHFKFQILTDHLKLEEALLVADSYSNSKFPFTNTMRALNKMYGQPHQLALQRIAELMDGPNIRSGDVGSFRMFGLQVRSLVSMVQQLGHKGRIELECGSHVSRLLSKLPHDLRSSFKRYIHPLQVAIPTLLDFADWLEYELQVQEDSSQYTCHSKQDSSARIREVKREPKQPRRPTTILLGTEKPSSTFTSSATSKPASVSTEKVKAFCPYCDNNKHYLNSCDNFKLLNKDMKIDWIKTKNRCWRCGRGHQAANCTLKTFCSTCNRKHLLVLHDVNEQVKPPQQSTVNSSAVLYVDRLTSSSKVLLKVIKVLIRNGNRTIEAYAVLDDGSERTIILHDAVEQLGLVGEPEDLVLRTVRQDTQVIHGAAVTFTVSPTVNPNKAYKIRNAFTAKVLGLAEHTHPVSILQRKFKHLAELPLEQLDKVHPVLLIGSDCPHLITPIQPVKLGPPGGPAAVRTRLGWTLQGPTQELSSHLSPEQCFFTSLRPINDLYANVERLWQMDVLPYQSEKVITRSRQDKESIQLLQENTVRVNIDGVQRYATPLLRVKNMPNLYAHKEAVLPHLRGTEKRLERDPNLATAYQEELNKLEKAGYVVKLSEEQVDGTKEAWYIPHHIVQHNGKYRVVFNCSFSYQGHNLNELLLPGPTLGPSLLAVLLRFREHSVAISSDIRGMFHQVRLLPKDKPLLRYIWRDMQKERKPDVYEWQALPFGTTCSPCCASFALQKHVIDHSQPGEDTRISVEKSFYVDNCRQSFASPDTARNLVDKLCSLLTSGGFELRQWASNDPSVISHLPADIQSQNSILWISEGHSDAQESTLGLHWTCHSDTLSYKQRKPDRQVPTMRTIYQILARQYDPLGYLIPFTTRAKVIVQRLWDKRRDWDDPRLPEDLLNSWNHWESELEDLQDIKLPRCYCSKELDCPTSMRQLHIFCDASEKAYGSVAYLRTENPQGKVDVAFVTARSRVAPKKQQSIPRLELCAALTGAQLAKVLKTELTLPLHSITLWSDSTTVLTWLLSDSCRFKVFVGTRVAEIQELTESDTWHYIQSSDNPADAITRGKSLSELIKDIRWNQGPAFLRQTSASWPEMPPLAHITQDSELKKLTFCGLVTSDLSLPDPHKFGTFSDYLKALIESSNNGSPTIATAEDYKEAELTALRQIQEESFPDEVLHLKSAKPLPSSSRLLCLAPELDNSTNLIRVGGRLRQISPLAEDNIHPIVIDPHHPLTKLIIKDYDDRLHHPGPERVFSELRRKYWVIRGRAAIRQHQRQCTECQKWRAKPHPPRMADLPPARLRIHQPVFYSTGIDCFGPYLIKIGRRNEKRWGIIFKCMTTRAVHIDLLTSIDSDSFLMALRRFIARRGKPFEILSDQGTNFKGGERELRETFAALQPDLQVQLASQQIKFTFNPPHAPHFGGCWEREIRSLKTALQVTLGAQTVTEEVLRTVLIEIEGILNAKPIGYTSSDIADPDPVTPNILLMGRRDASLPQVIYQDAKLLSKRRWRHSQVLADHFWMQFIRNYLPSLQTRQKWMSEKDNLQVGETVMIVDQQLPRALWPVGKITQVYPGKDNRVRSAEIKVKDRTYIRPATKIISLPPLPE, from the exons ATGATGTACAAGATGATTACCCACCAA GAGATGAAGCGAGAGAACGCAACCTTGCAACGACAAGCTAGCCAGCTCCCTGAAATCTTTTCGGCAGTCCAAGAGATGCGTCAACAGAATGTTGCACTCTTTCAAGAGATTCAAAGCCTGAAATCTGAGCGGAGAACCCCTCCTGAATCAGTCATTTCACCACAGCCATTTCCAAGCTCTCACATTCTAGCAGCGCACATTCAGACACCAGAGTTAAACCATCCTATACCAGCCCCACGCTCAAGAATGCCTTCTGCTGCTGCTAAAAGACAGCTGTGCCCAACTGGACCAGATGAAAGCTCAGAGCTGACTGCACATCTGAGAAATATGAATATTTCCTCCTCGTCACATGAGAGACATCCCTTTACAGCACAGTATAGCGACTCACCACAGTTCAGGTATCAAGACTCTCTTCCATATTCCCTGCCACCTCGGCTGTCTGAGTTTATGGTCCCATCACAGGATCAGAGGAAATCAGATCACACCAAACACAGTTCAGAGCATCCTTTACCCTCATCTACCCCTGAGAAAACCTACAGAGGTCCAACCCCTACCATACCCTTTCTGATGTCTCCTGACCCTAGGGAGTTTTCAAGGCTGAGAATTGCGTTACACAACATCCTACCTGATGATGCCACAGAACACTTTAAGTTTCAAATCCTGACAGACCATCTGAAACTGGAGGAGGCTCTTCTGGTGGCGGACTCGTATAGCAATTCGAAGTTTCCTTTCACAAATACTATGAGAGCTCTGAACAAAATGTATGGTCAACCTCACCAATTAGCCTTGCAACGAATCGCTGAGCTTATGGATGGACCTAACATACGGAGTGGAGATGTCGGAAGCTTCAGGATGTTTGGGCTGCAGGTGCGTTCGCTTGTCAGCATGGTGCAGCAGCTGGGCCACAAAGGTAGAATAGAGCTGGAATGTGGATCACATGTGTCTCGTCTACTAAGTAAACTGCCTCATGACCTCAGATCAAGTTTTAAGCGATACATCCATCCTCTCCAAGTTGCTATTCCCACACTGCTTGACTTTGCTGATTGGCTGGAATACGAGCTTCAAGTACAGGAAGACAGTAGCCAGTATACTTGTCATTCAAAGCAGGATTCTTCGGCACGCATCAGAGAGGTGAAAAGAGAGCCTAAGCAGCCTCGTAGACCAACTACTATTCTCCTTGGGACTGAAAAGCCATCGTCCACGTTTACGTCCTCTGCTACGTCTAAACCAGCTTCAGTCAGCACAGAGAAGGTGAAAGCTTTTTGTCCATACTGTGACAACAACAAGCATTATTTGAATAGCTGTGATAATTTCAAGCTGCTCAACAAAGACATGAAGATTGACTGGATAAAGACAAAGAACCGATGTTGGCGTTGTGGTCGTGGACATCAAGCAGCTAACTGCACTTTGAAGACCTTTTGCTCAACATGTAACAGGAAGCACCTGTTAGTTCTGCATGATGTAAATGAGCAAGTAAAGCCACCTCAGCAGAGTACAGTTAATTCTAGTGCAGTTTTGTATGTTGACCGCCTCACATCCAGCAGTAAAGTGCTGCTCAAAGTGATCAAGGTGCTGATCAGGAATGGTAACAGAACGATAGAGGCTTATGCAGTGTTGGACGATGGGTCAGAGCGGACCATCATTCTACATGATGCAGTGGAGCAGTTGGGACTTGTAGGAGAGCCCGAAGACCTTGTGCTTCGCACAGTGAGACAGGATACTCAGGTCATTCATGGGGCGGCAGTGACCTTTACTGTGTCCCCAACTGTTAACCCCAATAAAGCCTACAAGATCCGTAACGCCTTTACAGCCAAAGTACTCGGCCTGGCAGAACATACTCACCCAGTTAGCATCCTGCAAAGGAAGTTCAAGCATCTTGCTGAGTTACCACTAGAACAGCTGGATAAGGTACATCCTGTGCTTCTCATCGGCTCTGATTGCCCCCACCTTATTACACCTATACAACCAGTGAAACTGGGGCCTCCTGGTGGTCCGGCAGCAGTGAGAACACGTCTAGGATGGACCCTGCAGGGTCCAACGCAAGAGTTAAGCAGTCATCTTTCCCCTGAACAATgcttcttcacctcattgagaCCCATCAATGACCTTTATGCAAATGTGGAAAGATTGTGGCAAATGGATGTTCTACCCTACCAAAGTGAAAAGGTGATCACCAGATCACGCCAAGACAAAGAGTCCATTCAGCTTCTTCAAGAAAACACTGTGAGGGTGAATATTGATGGTGTTCAGCGATATGCTACTCCTCTGCTCCGTGTCAAGAACATGCCTAACCTCTATGCACATAAGGAAGCTGTCTTGCCACACCTGAGGGGAACTGAGAAACGGCTAGAAAGGGACCCTAATCTGGCTACAGCATACCAAGAGGAATTGAACAAGCTAGAGAAAGCTGGGTATGTCGTCAAACTAAGTGAGGAGCAGGTGGACGGAACAAAAGAAGCTTGGTACATCCCGCACCACATAGTGCAGCATAATGGGAAGTACAGGGTAGTCTTTAACTGTTCATTTTCCTACCAGGGGCACAATCTGAACGAGCTCTTATTACCTGGTCCAACCCTTGGTCCGTCACTTCTGGCAGTCCTTCTACGTTTCCGGGAACACTCTGTTGCCATCAGTAGTGACATCCGTGGCATGTTCCATCAGGTACGCCTTTTGCCAAAGGATAAACCACTGCTGAGATATATCTGGAGAGATATGCAAAAGGAAAGGAAACCTGATGTCTATGAATGGCAAGCCCTGCCTTTCGGGACAACCTGCAGTCCGTGCTGCGCCTCGTTTGCTTTACAAAAGCATGTTATTGACCATAGTCAACCTGGAGAGGACACACGGATCTCAGTGGAGAAGTCATTTTACGTTGACAATTGTCGTCAGAGCTTTGCTTCCCCTGACACGGCCAGGAATCTAGTCGACAAACTCTGCAGTCTCCTGACATCTGGTGGCTTTGAGCTACGACAGTGGGCTAGCAATGACCCTTCAGTTATCAGCCATCTGCCAGCCGATATTCAGTCTCAGAACAGCATCCTCTGGATCAGTGAAGGTCATTCAGATGCACAGGAATCAACTCTCGGCCTTCATTGGACATGCCATTCAGACACCCTCTCCTATAAACAACGCAAACCTGACCGTCAAGTGCCCACGATGCGAACCATTTACCAGATTCTTGCTCGGCAATATGACCCCCTTGGCTACCTTATACCATTTACCACTCGAGCTAAGGTGATAGTACAAAGGTTATGGGACAAGAGGAGAGATTGGGATGATCCACGACTGCCAGAGGACTTGCTAAATTCTTGGAACCATTGGGAGAGTGAATTGGAAGACCTACAGGACATCAAGTTGCCCCGCTGCTATTGCAGTAAGGAACTAGACTGCCCCACTAGTATGAGACAACTTCACATTTTTTGTGATGCCTCAGAGAAAGCCTATGGCTCTGTGGCTTACTTAAGAACAGAGAACCCTCAAGGTAAAGTAGATGTGGCCTTTGTAACAGCCAGGTCTCGCGTTGCCCCCAAGAAACAACAGAGCATTCCACGTCTTGAACTGTGTGCAGCACTCACAGGAGCCCAGCTCGCTAAAGTCCTGAAAACAGAGCTTACGTTACCACTTCATAGCATTACTTTGTGGTCTGACTCCACTACAGTGCTGACCTGGCTTTTATCAGATTCTTGCCGCTTTAAGGTTTTTGTGGGGACCAGAGTGGCAGAGATTCAGGAGTTGACTGAATCTGATACCTGGCATTACATTCAGTCGAGTGACAATCCAGCAGATGCCATTACAAGAGGAAAGTCTCTCTCTGAACTCATCAAAGATATCAGATGGAATCAAGGCCCAGCATTCCTCAGACAGACATCAGCCAGCTGGCCAGAGATGCCACCATTAGCCCACATAACACAAGATAGTGAGCTGAAAAAGCTAACCTTCTGTGGACTTGTAACTTCTGATCTGTCACTACCAGATCCACATAAATTTGGCACCTTCTCAGACTACCTAAAAGCACTCATAGAATCCTCGAACAATGGCTCCCCCACAATTGCTACTGCAGAAGATTATAAAGAGGCTGAGCTCACAGCCCTCCGTCAGATCCAGGAAGAATCATTCCCAGATGAGGTGTTGCACTTAAAATCTGCTAAACCACTGCCAAGCAGTAGTCGACTGCTGTGTCTAGCCCCAGAACTGGATAACAGCACCAATCTCATTCGTGTTGGTGGTCGTCTCAGACAGATCAGTCCATTAGCAGAGGATAACATCCACCCCATTGTCATTGATCCACATCACCCACTTACCAAGCTGATTATCAAAGACTATGATGATCGTCTGCATCACCCTGGACCAGAGAGAGTTTTTTCAGAACTCAGGAGGAAATACTGGGTAATAAGAGGACGAGCAGCAATCAGACAACATCAACGCCAATGCACTGAATGCCAGAAATGGCGAGCTAAACCGCATCCCCCCAGAATGGCAGACCTTCCGCCAGCCAGGTTAAGAATCCACCAGCCAGTTTTCTATTCTACGGGGATAGATTGCTTTGGTCCTTATCTCATAAAGATAGGACGCAGAAATGAAAAACGTTGGGGGATCATTTTCAAATGTATGACCACCCGCGCAGTTCATATTGATCTCCTCACCAGTATAGACAGTGATTCATTCCTTATGGCCCTTCGTCGCTTCATTGCTCGGCGAGGCAAGCCTTTCGAAATCCTTTCAGATCAAGGAACAAATTTCAAGGGTGGGGAAAGGGAACTCAGGGAAACCTTTGCAGCTCTTCAACCTGATCTCCAGGTTCAACTTGCAAGCCAACAGATTAAGTTCACATTCAATCCACCCCACGCACCACATTTCGGTGGATGCTGGGAACGGGAAATTCGATCTCTGAAAACAGCCCTGCAAGTAACCCTCGGAGCACAGACAGTCACTGAAGAAGTGTTGCGGACTGTTCTCATTGAAATAGAGGGTATACTCAATGCCAAACCTATTGGTTACACATCTTCAGACATCGCAGACCCAGATCCAGTTACACCAAATATCTTGTTGATGGGGCGGCGAGATGCCTCACTTCCACAAGTGATATATCAGGATGCCAAACTCTTGAGCAAACGGAGGTGGAGGCATAGTCAGGTGCTAGCTGATCACTTTTGGATGCAATTCATTCGTAACTACCTACCTAGCCTACAAACCAGACAGAAATGGATGTCAGAGAAGGACAATCTACAAGTAGGTGAAACTGTTATGATTGTTGACCAGCAGCTACCACGTGCGCTTTGGCCTGTCGGAAAAATTACACAGGTCTATCCAGGAAAGGATAATCGTGTCAGATCAGCTGAAATCAAAGTGAAAGACAGAACATACATAAGGCCGGCAACCAAAATCATAAGCCTACCTCCATTGCCAGAGTGA